The Candidatus Obscuribacterales bacterium genome window below encodes:
- a CDS encoding SRPBCC family protein, giving the protein MNRYQINPDISKAETLPATFYRDQATFDRIKEQVFYRSWQWVGDEQLVQLPKHTHPFILMDGFLTEPMVLTKDEEGKTHCLSNVCTHRGNLVAQHPGSQRKLICMYHGRKFGLDGAFESMPEFKEAQDFPRACEDLHRFETVQWGPMLFSKLGGEIDFQQVIEEMNQYVGFLPLDEFVFNEVQSKDYLVNAHWALYCDNYLEGFHIPFVHSDLNQALDYGSYETVMYDHFNVQVGYSEGAEDTFELPEGHIHQGKRVAAYYFWVFPNMMFNFYPWGLSLNIVRPLSLNQTKVSFRSYIYDETKLHKGAGALLDKVEREDEFVVEGVAKGLRSKYYTSGRFSPKREQGVHQFHRMLAEWLS; this is encoded by the coding sequence ATGAATAGGTATCAGATCAACCCCGACATTTCAAAAGCAGAGACACTCCCCGCTACCTTTTACCGTGATCAGGCCACCTTTGACCGGATCAAAGAGCAGGTCTTTTATCGCTCCTGGCAGTGGGTGGGAGATGAGCAGCTGGTGCAGCTACCGAAGCATACGCACCCATTCATTCTGATGGATGGCTTTCTGACCGAGCCCATGGTGCTGACCAAAGATGAGGAGGGAAAGACCCACTGCCTGAGCAATGTGTGTACGCACCGGGGCAACCTGGTGGCGCAGCATCCCGGCAGCCAGCGTAAGCTGATCTGCATGTACCACGGGCGAAAGTTTGGGCTGGACGGAGCGTTTGAGTCCATGCCGGAGTTCAAGGAAGCGCAGGATTTTCCAAGGGCCTGCGAAGACCTTCACCGATTTGAGACGGTGCAATGGGGACCCATGCTTTTCTCGAAGTTAGGAGGGGAGATCGACTTTCAGCAGGTGATTGAGGAGATGAACCAGTATGTGGGCTTTCTCCCACTGGACGAGTTTGTGTTCAATGAGGTGCAGTCCAAAGACTACCTGGTGAACGCACACTGGGCGCTGTATTGCGACAACTACCTGGAGGGGTTTCACATTCCATTTGTACACAGCGACCTGAACCAGGCGCTGGACTATGGAAGCTACGAGACGGTGATGTACGATCATTTCAATGTGCAGGTAGGCTATTCAGAAGGGGCGGAGGATACCTTTGAACTACCGGAAGGCCACATCCATCAAGGCAAGCGTGTGGCGGCCTACTATTTCTGGGTGTTCCCCAACATGATGTTCAATTTTTACCCGTGGGGGCTGTCGCTCAACATCGTGCGACCGCTTTCGCTCAATCAGACCAAGGTGTCTTTTCGATCGTACATCTATGACGAGACGAAGCTGCATAAAGGTGCCGGCGCACTGCTGGACAAGGTGGAGCGGGAAGATGAGTTTGTGGTCGAGGGCGTGGCAAAAGGGTTGCGATCTAAGTATTATACTTCCGGACGTTTTTCGCCGAAGCGCGAGCAGGGTGTGCACCAGTTTCATCGGATGCTGGCGGAGTGGTTAAGCTAA